GCCGGTGAGGGAGTGGGGAAAGCTGCGCCGCCCCGTACGCCGCACGGCAGCCGCTTCGACCTTGTGGGGCTGCTTATTACGCTGCTCGTGCTGGGCATTGCCACGGCTATTACCGTGGTGCAGCACTGGCAGCAGGAGGCCCGCTTGCGCGAGCGCCTCGACCAGCAGCGCGTGGAGGCCGAGCTGGCCATGCTCAAGGCCCAGATAAACCCACATTTCTTTTTTAATACTTTAAATAACATATATTCATTAACTTTAATAGATGGGGAGCGGGCCAGGGCGGCGCTGCACCGCCTCTCCCGCATGATGCGCTACGTACTCTACGACACGGCCTCGGGCCACGCGCAGCTAAGCCAGGAGGTGGGGTTTATTCAGGACTATATTACCCTGATGAAGCTGCGCCTAACCGACCGGGTGCAGGTAACCTTTGAGCACCCCGAGCCGGTGCAGGAGGTTCTTATTGCGCCCATGCTGCTGCTGCCCTTTGTCGAAAATGCCTTTAAGCACGGCGTGGCAGCTACAGCCCCCAGCCATATCTACATCGGCCTGCGCCAGCCCTCGCCCGAACAGCTGGAAATAGAGGTGCGTAATACGCTGCTGCCGACTGCCGGCACCGACCTGGCCGGCTCCAACGGCATTGGGCTCACCAATACCCGCCGCCGCCTCGATTTGCTGTATCCCGGCCGCTACTCGCTGCAAGTAAGCGAGCACACACCCGACAACGAATTTGAGGTAAAGCTGAAGCTAATCACGAATGGGCAATGAGTTATGAAGCTGTTTAGGCAGTCCATCACAGGACGCTACGGTGGGCCGCTGTCCGCCTGTTGTCAGAACCGGCAGCCCGCCCTATATACGGATTTGGAAACTGCTCTAAGTAATGAGTTACGGCTTTTGCTGTTGCCTTTTTGCGCTGTACATTACCCACTACCCACCTACCCATTACCTATTAAAAAATGCCCGTTACCTGCATTGCCGTTGATGATGAGCCGCTAGCGCTGGCACTCCTGTGCACCTTTATTGAGCAAACACCTTTTTTAAAGCTGG
The sequence above is drawn from the Hymenobacter baengnokdamensis genome and encodes:
- a CDS encoding sensor histidine kinase, which codes for MSAFSVRRLLTPLIHVLAWGLLALTLLLFQPMQGRVVLPVQYWIKQGALLVLWISAFYATTRISVPRLLLRGHTGWFGLALVATAVLLLLVSRGLESVLNLPDLMHHAFQAAGEGVGKAAPPRTPHGSRFDLVGLLITLLVLGIATAITVVQHWQQEARLRERLDQQRVEAELAMLKAQINPHFFFNTLNNIYSLTLIDGERARAALHRLSRMMRYVLYDTASGHAQLSQEVGFIQDYITLMKLRLTDRVQVTFEHPEPVQEVLIAPMLLLPFVENAFKHGVAATAPSHIYIGLRQPSPEQLEIEVRNTLLPTAGTDLAGSNGIGLTNTRRRLDLLYPGRYSLQVSEHTPDNEFEVKLKLITNGQ